A genomic region of Mycobacterium sp. Aquia_213 contains the following coding sequences:
- a CDS encoding LLM class F420-dependent oxidoreductase, translating into MSTPQAKLSVSTPVVITMPQASAAWEQDASIEELAQIAETADRLGYHHLTCSEHVALPAVLEQQHRGTRYWDPLATLGYLAARTQRIRLATNVLVLAYHHPLEIAKRYGTLDKVSNGRLILGVGVGSLKEEFDLLGAAYDDRGPRGDDALRALRASLSVPEPVYHGEFYSFDGMVVDPCAVQAHVPIWIGGRTLRSLRRAATLADGWAPFNVSLPQAREWLGRFELPAGFEVVLPPPKPLDPINDPERTREILAETAAHGATIISAWFRHKSLQHYLENLQALAEVHPT; encoded by the coding sequence ATGAGCACCCCACAGGCAAAGCTGTCGGTGTCCACACCCGTCGTGATCACGATGCCCCAGGCCAGTGCCGCCTGGGAGCAGGACGCTTCGATCGAGGAGCTGGCGCAGATCGCCGAAACCGCGGACCGGCTGGGCTATCACCACCTGACCTGCAGCGAGCACGTCGCGCTGCCGGCCGTGCTTGAACAGCAACACCGGGGCACGCGTTACTGGGATCCGCTGGCCACGCTGGGCTACCTGGCCGCACGCACCCAGCGAATACGGTTGGCTACCAACGTGTTAGTCCTCGCCTACCACCACCCGCTGGAAATCGCCAAGCGCTACGGCACGTTGGACAAAGTTAGCAATGGCCGGCTCATTCTCGGCGTCGGCGTCGGCAGCCTGAAAGAGGAATTCGACCTCCTCGGAGCTGCTTACGACGACCGCGGACCGCGCGGCGACGACGCGCTGCGGGCGCTGCGGGCATCGCTGTCGGTCCCCGAACCCGTCTACCACGGCGAGTTCTATTCGTTCGATGGCATGGTCGTCGACCCGTGCGCGGTCCAGGCCCACGTCCCCATCTGGATTGGTGGACGCACGCTGCGATCACTGCGCCGCGCCGCAACCCTGGCCGACGGGTGGGCGCCCTTCAATGTGTCGCTGCCGCAGGCCCGAGAATGGTTGGGCCGCTTCGAGCTTCCGGCTGGCTTCGAGGTGGTGCTGCCGCCGCCGAAGCCGCTGGATCCGATCAATGATCCCGAACGCACCCGCGAGATACTCGCCGAGACGGCCGCGCACGGCGCGACCATCATCAGCGCGTGGTTCAGGCATAAATCGCTGCAGCATTACCTGGAAAATCTGCAGGCACTGGCCGAGGTCCATCCCACGTGA